Proteins from one bacterium genomic window:
- a CDS encoding endonuclease, with the protein MWLLSLAPLRGAAAPPSGYYGTIDITSPASLRATLHDVIDGHTKIPYTSSSTDTWNVLELADEDPYNSGRILDVYRNRTFPKYGAGNDDYNREHTWPNSYGFPDDGSSNLPYSDCHHLFLCDIGYNGARGNLYYDDCVSGCTSYATDFYDGQSGVNEQDADSWETWAGRMGDVARAMFYMDVRYEGDAGAEPDLILTDNPALIQTSGGVNASVAYMGLLETLLAWHFDDPVDDRERGRNDIVYAYQGNRNPFIDHPEWVAYIFDGGATAVAAHATPRPVIAEIYPNPFNPSTTVSVRLEAPAYVGLDVFSAAGRQVRTLLGEYRGAGETRVVWDGADDAGARAASGAYFVRLLSGGAADVRKVILIK; encoded by the coding sequence CTTCGCGGTGCGGCCGCGCCGCCTTCCGGCTATTACGGCACCATCGACATCACCAGCCCGGCGTCCCTGCGCGCCACGCTGCACGACGTCATCGACGGCCACACGAAGATCCCCTACACGTCGTCGTCCACCGATACCTGGAACGTGCTCGAGCTGGCCGACGAGGATCCCTACAATTCGGGCCGCATCCTCGACGTCTACCGGAACCGCACCTTCCCCAAGTACGGCGCGGGCAACGACGACTACAACCGCGAACACACCTGGCCCAACAGCTATGGCTTCCCCGACGACGGCTCGTCGAACCTGCCCTACAGCGATTGCCACCACCTGTTCCTGTGCGACATCGGTTACAACGGCGCGCGCGGAAACCTCTACTATGACGATTGCGTCAGCGGCTGCACGTCATACGCGACCGACTTCTACGACGGCCAGAGCGGCGTCAACGAGCAGGACGCCGATTCCTGGGAGACCTGGGCGGGCCGCATGGGCGACGTGGCCCGGGCCATGTTCTACATGGACGTCCGCTACGAGGGCGACGCCGGCGCCGAACCGGATCTGATCCTGACCGACAACCCTGCCCTGATCCAGACCTCCGGCGGCGTCAACGCTTCGGTGGCCTACATGGGCCTGCTCGAGACCCTGCTGGCCTGGCACTTCGACGATCCCGTCGACGACCGGGAGCGCGGCCGCAACGACATCGTGTATGCCTACCAGGGCAACCGCAATCCCTTCATCGACCATCCCGAATGGGTGGCCTACATCTTCGACGGCGGCGCCACGGCCGTCGCCGCCCACGCGACGCCGCGGCCCGTCATCGCGGAGATCTATCCGAACCCGTTCAATCCCAGCACCACGGTGTCCGTCCGGCTGGAAGCGCCCGCCTACGTGGGCCTCGACGTGTTCTCGGCGGCGGGTCGGCAGGTGCGGACCCTGCTCGGCGAGTACCGCGGGGCCGGGGAGACCCGGGTCGTCTGGGACGGTGCCGACGACGCGGGCGCGCGCGCGGCCAGCGGCGCCTACTTCGTCAGGTTGCTGAGCGGGGGTGCGGCGGATGTGCGCAAGGTGATCCTGATCAAATGA
- a CDS encoding acyl carrier protein, which produces MDEMKDTILEYIIDEYVDEDDDLEVTYDTPLISSGIVDSFSMVSLKVFLEKKYKISLPDSEATPEAFDTVDSICKLVDRHLG; this is translated from the coding sequence ATGGACGAGATGAAGGATACGATCCTCGAATACATCATCGACGAGTACGTGGACGAGGACGACGACCTGGAAGTGACCTACGACACGCCGCTGATCTCCTCGGGCATCGTCGACAGCTTCTCCATGGTGTCGCTGAAGGTGTTCCTGGAGAAGAAGTACAAGATCTCGCTGCCGGACAGCGAGGCCACGCCCGAGGCCTTCGACACCGTCGACTCGATCTGCAAACTGGTCGACAGGCACCTGGGCTGA
- a CDS encoding sulfatase-like hydrolase/transferase, whose protein sequence is MYVLQNALRVDGSKHAVRDAALVATVALLALCAAGCQDDGERKPAARNTPRETALPGDTRPNLLVITLDTARADHLGCYGAAAARTPHIDRLAREGVLFEQAITAAPLTVPAHASLFTGLLPPAHGARTNESTLADGSNVTLAEILRDQGYATLAFVGAEVVRRWSGLAQGFDAYADDFSGDRRAGSGKYVEKPAEDVVSEAVAGLRAAPEPFLAWVHLFDPHAPYAPPAGYEAPSGQPYDGEITYADHWLGELLASLEHTGRRERTVVAFLSDHGEALGEHGEHTHGIFLYDVTLHIPLILAGPGTGKPGRRVPEQVRITDVMPTLLALAGIPAPEGLHGVDLGPLWRGEGLGEPLPAYSETLHPWTAMGWSPLYAMRADGWKAIEAPRPELYDLARDPGENRDVGTDHAKRRDGMIARIAEIRDACAGTARGTAATLDDERRTALESLGYVTSSRSGDAPEVAPHLFDPKDGLQVLESYQRGHALITQGDPQGAVEVLRPVFARHPGATQLGGTLAEAYLALRRYDDARQVYEKVLERDRRATKVLVNLASLHLMSGDTDQGIRYLERALEVDPHHVAALINLAETYRAARGDTARTRAYYERFLEAAPTDPDAPRVRRILESMGG, encoded by the coding sequence ATGTACGTGTTGCAAAACGCTTTGCGGGTCGACGGCTCGAAGCACGCCGTGCGGGACGCGGCCCTCGTCGCGACGGTGGCCCTGCTCGCCCTCTGCGCCGCGGGCTGCCAGGACGACGGCGAGCGGAAGCCCGCCGCGCGGAACACCCCGCGGGAGACCGCGCTGCCCGGCGACACCCGGCCCAACCTGCTGGTGATCACCCTGGACACCGCCCGGGCCGACCATCTGGGCTGCTACGGCGCGGCGGCGGCGCGCACGCCCCACATCGATCGCCTGGCCCGCGAGGGCGTGCTCTTCGAGCAGGCCATCACCGCCGCCCCGCTCACCGTGCCGGCCCACGCATCGCTGTTCACCGGGCTCTTGCCGCCGGCCCACGGCGCGCGCACCAACGAATCCACCCTGGCCGACGGGTCCAACGTCACCCTGGCCGAGATCCTGCGCGACCAGGGCTACGCGACCCTCGCCTTCGTGGGGGCCGAGGTGGTCCGCCGCTGGAGCGGTCTCGCCCAGGGCTTCGACGCCTACGCCGACGATTTCTCCGGCGACCGGCGGGCCGGCTCCGGCAAGTACGTGGAGAAACCGGCCGAGGACGTGGTGAGCGAGGCCGTCGCCGGCCTGCGCGCCGCCCCCGAACCGTTCCTGGCCTGGGTGCACCTCTTCGACCCCCACGCGCCATACGCGCCGCCCGCGGGGTATGAGGCCCCGTCCGGGCAACCCTACGACGGCGAGATCACCTACGCCGACCACTGGCTCGGCGAGCTGCTCGCTTCGCTGGAGCACACGGGACGCCGGGAGCGCACGGTCGTGGCCTTCCTGTCCGACCACGGCGAGGCCCTCGGCGAACACGGCGAGCACACCCACGGGATCTTCCTCTACGACGTCACCCTGCACATCCCGCTGATCCTCGCCGGCCCCGGCACGGGAAAGCCGGGCCGCCGCGTGCCCGAGCAGGTGCGTATCACCGACGTCATGCCGACCCTGCTCGCCCTGGCTGGGATCCCGGCCCCGGAAGGCCTGCACGGCGTCGACCTCGGCCCCCTGTGGCGCGGCGAGGGACTCGGCGAACCGCTCCCCGCCTACAGCGAGACGCTGCACCCCTGGACCGCCATGGGCTGGAGCCCGCTCTACGCCATGCGCGCCGACGGCTGGAAGGCGATCGAGGCGCCGCGGCCTGAGCTCTACGACCTGGCGCGCGATCCCGGCGAGAACCGCGACGTCGGCACCGACCACGCTAAGCGCCGCGACGGGATGATCGCCCGCATCGCGGAGATCAGGGACGCGTGCGCGGGGACGGCGCGCGGCACCGCGGCCACCCTCGACGACGAGCGCCGCACCGCGCTGGAGTCCCTGGGCTACGTCACGTCGAGCCGCTCCGGCGACGCGCCCGAGGTGGCGCCGCACCTCTTCGATCCGAAGGACGGGTTGCAGGTCCTAGAGAGCTATCAGCGCGGACACGCCCTGATCACGCAGGGCGATCCGCAGGGTGCCGTCGAGGTGCTGCGCCCCGTCTTCGCGCGCCATCCCGGCGCGACCCAGCTGGGCGGCACCCTGGCCGAGGCCTACCTGGCCCTGCGGCGCTACGACGACGCCCGTCAGGTCTACGAGAAGGTGCTGGAGCGGGACCGGCGCGCGACCAAGGTGCTCGTCAACCTCGCCAGCCTTCATCTGATGAGCGGGGACACCGACCAGGGCATCCGGTACCTGGAGCGCGCCCTGGAAGTCGATCCGCACCACGTGGCGGCGCTGATCAACCTGGCTGAGACCTACCGCGCCGCCCGCGGCGACACGGCCCGCACGCGCGCGTACTACGAGCGCTTCCTGGAGGCGGCGCCGACCGACCCCGACGCGCCGCGGGTGCGGCGCATCCTGGAGAGCATGGGCGGGTGA
- the typA gene encoding translational GTPase TypA, which produces MDIRNVAIIAHVDHGKTTLVDQILRQCHVFREGQQVQERILDSNDLERERGITITAKNFSVTYKGVRINLIDTPGHADFGGEVERVLKMADGVLLLVDAFEGPMPQTRFVLQKALQLNLKPVVVINKVDRKDARPHEILDEVFSLFCELNANDEQLDFRGVYAAGRDGWAVAELEDARENLFPLLDMIIAHIPAPTVREGPLQMLVAAMDHSDYVGRIGVGRIERGTLRSKDRVAMLKRDGSNVVSPIKKLFVFDNLGRREVDEVQCGDICAVVGLEDVDIGDTLADPHNPEPLPIIAVDEPTLSLSFMANDSPFFGQDGKYVTSRQVRERLRRETERDVALRMEDTASADTFRVSGRGILHLAILMETMRREGFEFMVGQPQVIYREIGGRKAEPVEVLTVDIPSDLAGTVIEYAAARKGEMVGMEQGAERTRLEFRIPSRGLIGFRSKMLRKTGGEIVMHHRFFQYEYFKGSIPQRQSGSIVSRAQGRAVAFALDALQDRGRFFVAPGEVLYMGQVIGEHAKDDDILVNAQKAKQLSNMRAAGSDRKMRIAPPVVMGIEECLEHINADEYVEITPSHIRMRKALLDENARKRAAKVKTSGEV; this is translated from the coding sequence ATGGACATCCGCAACGTCGCCATCATCGCCCACGTGGACCACGGCAAGACCACGCTCGTGGACCAGATCCTGCGCCAGTGCCATGTCTTCCGCGAGGGGCAGCAGGTCCAGGAGCGCATCCTCGACTCCAACGACCTCGAGCGCGAGCGCGGCATCACCATCACCGCCAAGAACTTCTCGGTGACGTACAAGGGAGTGCGCATCAACCTGATCGACACGCCGGGCCACGCCGACTTCGGCGGCGAGGTGGAACGCGTGCTGAAGATGGCCGACGGCGTGCTGCTGCTCGTCGACGCCTTCGAGGGTCCCATGCCCCAGACCCGCTTCGTCCTGCAGAAGGCGCTGCAGCTGAACCTCAAGCCGGTCGTGGTCATCAACAAGGTGGACCGCAAGGACGCGCGTCCCCACGAGATCCTCGACGAGGTCTTCAGCCTGTTCTGCGAGCTGAACGCCAACGACGAGCAGCTCGATTTCCGCGGCGTCTACGCGGCCGGGCGCGACGGCTGGGCCGTGGCCGAACTCGAGGACGCGCGCGAGAACCTCTTTCCGCTGCTGGACATGATCATCGCCCATATCCCGGCGCCCACGGTGCGCGAAGGTCCCCTGCAGATGCTGGTGGCCGCCATGGACCACAGCGACTACGTGGGCCGCATCGGCGTCGGCCGGATCGAGCGCGGCACCCTGAGATCCAAGGACCGCGTGGCCATGCTCAAGCGCGACGGCAGCAACGTCGTCTCGCCCATCAAGAAGCTCTTCGTCTTTGACAACCTGGGCCGCCGCGAGGTGGACGAGGTCCAGTGCGGCGATATCTGCGCGGTGGTGGGGCTCGAGGACGTGGACATCGGCGACACCCTGGCGGATCCGCACAACCCGGAGCCCCTGCCGATCATCGCGGTGGACGAGCCGACCCTGTCGCTGAGCTTCATGGCCAACGACAGCCCGTTCTTCGGCCAGGACGGCAAGTATGTCACCAGCCGCCAGGTGCGCGAGCGGTTGCGCCGGGAGACCGAGCGCGACGTGGCCCTGCGCATGGAGGACACAGCCAGCGCGGACACCTTCCGGGTGAGCGGGCGCGGCATCCTGCACCTGGCCATCCTCATGGAGACCATGCGGCGCGAAGGCTTCGAGTTCATGGTGGGCCAGCCGCAGGTGATCTACCGGGAGATCGGCGGGCGCAAGGCCGAGCCGGTGGAGGTGTTGACCGTCGACATCCCGTCCGACCTGGCCGGCACGGTCATCGAGTACGCCGCCGCGCGCAAGGGGGAGATGGTGGGGATGGAACAGGGAGCGGAGCGGACCAGGCTCGAGTTCCGCATCCCCAGCCGCGGCCTGATCGGCTTCCGTTCGAAGATGCTGCGCAAGACCGGCGGCGAGATCGTCATGCACCACCGCTTCTTCCAGTACGAGTACTTCAAGGGCAGCATACCCCAGCGGCAGTCCGGCAGCATCGTCAGCCGCGCCCAGGGCCGGGCCGTGGCCTTCGCCCTGGACGCGCTGCAGGACCGCGGCCGCTTCTTCGTCGCCCCCGGCGAGGTGCTCTACATGGGCCAGGTCATCGGCGAGCACGCCAAGGACGACGACATCCTGGTCAACGCCCAGAAGGCCAAGCAGCTCAGCAACATGAGGGCAGCCGGCAGCGACCGGAAGATGAGGATCGCGCCGCCGGTGGTCATGGGCATCGAGGAGTGCCTCGAGCACATCAACGCCGACGAGTACGTGGAGATCACGCCCAGCCACATCAGGATGCGCAAGGCGCTGCTGGACGAGAACGCGCGCAAGCGGGCGGCGAAAGTGAAGACGTCCGGCGAGGTGTGA
- a CDS encoding putative porin has translation MKSCALAALFAVLAAACATAGDWTETVTLSGDLRYRQERFDVDGSELRNRQRIRARLDLAALPEDNLELGFRLSSGSGDPVSGNQTLGDGFTTKSIMLDRAYFAWTHARSGAVITGGKMGIPFFAPSELLWDNDLSPEGLALAHTMGEGDTRFFVNGAGLWVEERSSAENSALFGAQAGLRQTLDGAWFVVGGSYFNYTDLAGPLYDGDFFGNSNDGAAFATDFNLVEVFVQLGFAAGELPVTVFADFVTNQEADADEQGYLFGARLGKAKKAGTWELKYNYREVQKDAVMGALTDSDFRGGGTDGKGHEFGFGYQLSGKSVFALTCFVNKLGVENGTDFKRLMADLKFRF, from the coding sequence ATGAAGAGCTGTGCCCTTGCGGCGTTGTTCGCCGTGCTCGCCGCCGCCTGTGCGACAGCAGGGGATTGGACGGAGACCGTCACCCTGAGCGGCGATCTGCGATACCGTCAAGAGCGATTCGACGTGGACGGCAGCGAGCTGCGCAACCGCCAGCGCATCAGGGCGCGCCTGGACCTCGCGGCTCTGCCCGAGGACAACCTGGAGCTGGGTTTCCGCCTGTCGTCGGGAAGCGGCGATCCTGTATCCGGCAACCAGACCTTGGGCGACGGCTTCACCACCAAGAGCATCATGCTCGACCGCGCGTACTTCGCCTGGACGCACGCGCGGTCCGGTGCGGTGATCACCGGCGGCAAGATGGGCATTCCGTTCTTCGCCCCGAGCGAGCTGCTGTGGGACAACGATCTCTCTCCCGAGGGTCTCGCCCTGGCGCACACCATGGGCGAGGGTGACACCCGCTTCTTCGTGAACGGCGCGGGCCTGTGGGTAGAGGAGCGCTCATCCGCCGAGAACTCGGCCCTGTTCGGCGCTCAGGCGGGCCTGCGGCAGACGCTGGACGGCGCATGGTTCGTCGTGGGCGGCAGCTACTTCAACTACACCGATCTCGCCGGGCCGCTGTACGACGGCGACTTCTTCGGCAACAGCAACGACGGCGCCGCCTTCGCTACGGATTTCAACCTGGTCGAGGTCTTCGTGCAGCTGGGTTTCGCGGCGGGCGAGCTGCCGGTGACCGTGTTCGCCGACTTCGTGACCAACCAGGAGGCCGATGCCGACGAGCAGGGCTACCTGTTCGGCGCCAGGCTGGGCAAGGCGAAGAAGGCGGGCACCTGGGAATTGAAGTACAATTACCGCGAGGTCCAGAAGGACGCCGTCATGGGCGCCCTGACCGACTCCGACTTCCGCGGCGGCGGCACCGACGGCAAGGGCCACGAGTTCGGCTTCGGCTACCAGCTGTCGGGCAAGTCAGTGTTCGCGTTGACCTGCTTCGTCAACAAGCTGGGCGTCGAGAACGGCACCGACTTCAAGCGCCTGATGGCAGATCTCAAGTTCCGGTTCTAG
- a CDS encoding AMP-binding protein, translating into MIVGMGIDLVDIDGFRARLAGSPGEALIAELFLPGEIAYAKTQARPWETYAARFAAKEAAFKALGAGLAQGLRWHEVEVVRAESGAVALELRGAARARADEKNVGGCRVSLSHSRAVALAVVVMQNEQEGFRVSNIGSYEQRLKDFDWNEARKVLDWREGELQNIGHMCSDRICARGHAGKTALIWEGFGGGEAAYTFDDVRVLSNGFAGMLRDQGVEPGDRVCLFMDKIPALYISFLGVLKMGGIAQPLFSAFGDDSLEVRLASAETRAILTTGKHVKKVRKILDKLPALERVIVVEGNPDKLKDGEVFYDMEAGRSEDFACFRSGPETPSVLHYTSGTTGQPKGAQHVHDSIWGQALTAHWVLDLRDDDIYWCTADPGWVTGTSYGIIGPWALGVTQCVLDSGFTSARWYQFIQDNRITVWYSAPTAIRSLMRDGKETVDKYDLSSLRHLCSVGEPLNAEAVVWSEEVFGKPFLDTFWQTETGAMMITNYPGLKIKPGSMGKPFPGITAAVLDLETHEPLTEPGKVGLIAFRPGWPAMFREYRNQHDVYRSKFVGAAPDATPDQLRTDGGLWYVSGDRASIDPDGYFWFVGRDDDVINTGGHLVGPFEVESALIEHEAIAEAAVVGKPDEVNMEVVKAFVTLNPGFDFDDMLELDVMNFIRKSLSPLAMPQEIEVMEKLPKTRSGKILRRYLRALEWGEEVGDLSTLEDD; encoded by the coding sequence ATGATCGTCGGCATGGGCATCGATTTGGTGGATATCGACGGGTTTCGCGCCCGTCTGGCCGGGAGTCCGGGCGAGGCGCTGATCGCGGAGCTCTTCCTGCCCGGCGAGATCGCCTACGCAAAGACCCAGGCGCGGCCGTGGGAGACCTACGCCGCCAGGTTCGCCGCCAAGGAAGCGGCCTTCAAGGCGCTGGGCGCCGGGCTCGCCCAGGGTCTGCGCTGGCACGAAGTGGAAGTCGTGAGAGCGGAATCGGGCGCCGTCGCCCTGGAGCTGCGCGGCGCGGCCCGTGCGCGGGCCGACGAGAAGAACGTCGGGGGATGCCGGGTCTCCCTGTCCCATTCGCGAGCCGTGGCGCTCGCCGTGGTCGTGATGCAGAACGAGCAGGAGGGTTTCCGCGTGAGCAACATCGGATCATACGAACAGAGGCTGAAGGACTTCGACTGGAACGAGGCCCGCAAGGTGCTGGACTGGCGGGAGGGAGAGCTGCAGAACATCGGCCACATGTGCTCCGACCGCATCTGCGCCCGCGGGCACGCCGGCAAGACCGCGCTGATCTGGGAGGGCTTCGGCGGCGGCGAGGCGGCCTACACCTTCGACGACGTGCGCGTGCTGTCCAACGGCTTCGCCGGGATGCTGCGGGACCAGGGCGTGGAGCCCGGCGATCGCGTCTGCCTCTTCATGGACAAGATCCCGGCCCTGTACATCTCGTTCCTGGGCGTGCTGAAGATGGGGGGCATCGCCCAGCCGCTGTTTTCCGCCTTCGGCGACGACTCCCTCGAGGTCCGGCTGGCCAGCGCCGAGACCAGGGCCATCCTGACCACGGGCAAGCACGTCAAGAAGGTGCGCAAGATCCTGGACAAGCTGCCCGCGCTCGAGAGAGTCATCGTGGTCGAGGGCAACCCCGACAAGCTGAAGGACGGCGAGGTCTTCTACGACATGGAAGCCGGCCGCAGCGAGGATTTCGCGTGCTTCCGCTCCGGCCCCGAAACCCCCAGCGTGCTGCACTACACCTCCGGCACCACCGGCCAGCCCAAGGGCGCCCAGCACGTGCACGACTCGATCTGGGGGCAGGCGCTCACGGCCCACTGGGTGCTCGACCTGCGGGACGACGACATCTACTGGTGCACCGCCGACCCCGGCTGGGTCACCGGCACCAGCTACGGCATCATCGGCCCCTGGGCGCTGGGCGTCACCCAGTGCGTCCTCGACTCGGGCTTCACCTCGGCCCGCTGGTACCAGTTCATCCAGGACAACAGGATCACCGTCTGGTACTCGGCGCCCACGGCCATCCGCTCGCTGATGCGCGACGGCAAGGAGACGGTCGACAAGTACGACCTGTCCAGCCTGCGCCACCTCTGCTCGGTGGGCGAGCCCCTGAACGCCGAGGCCGTGGTGTGGAGCGAGGAGGTCTTCGGCAAGCCGTTCCTGGATACCTTCTGGCAGACCGAGACCGGCGCCATGATGATCACCAACTACCCGGGGCTGAAGATCAAGCCGGGCTCGATGGGCAAGCCGTTCCCCGGCATCACCGCCGCGGTGCTCGACCTCGAGACGCACGAGCCGTTGACCGAGCCTGGCAAGGTGGGCCTGATCGCCTTCCGCCCCGGCTGGCCGGCCATGTTCCGGGAGTACCGCAACCAGCACGACGTCTACCGCAGCAAGTTCGTGGGCGCCGCCCCCGACGCCACGCCGGACCAGCTGCGCACCGACGGCGGCCTGTGGTACGTGTCGGGCGACCGCGCCAGCATCGACCCCGACGGCTACTTCTGGTTCGTCGGACGCGACGACGACGTGATCAACACGGGCGGCCACCTGGTCGGCCCCTTCGAGGTCGAATCGGCGCTGATCGAGCACGAGGCCATCGCCGAGGCGGCCGTGGTCGGCAAGCCGGACGAGGTCAACATGGAGGTCGTCAAGGCCTTCGTCACGCTCAATCCGGGCTTCGACTTCGACGACATGCTCGAGCTCGACGTGATGAACTTCATCCGCAAGAGCCTCTCGCCGCTGGCCATGCCCCAGGAGATCGAGGTCATGGAGAAGCTGCCCAAGACCCGCTCCGGCAAGATCCTGCGCCGCTACCTGCGCGCCCTCGAGTGGGGCGAGGAGGTCGGCGATCTCTCGACCCTGGAAGACGACTGA
- the kbl gene encoding glycine C-acetyltransferase, whose amino-acid sequence MRGMFAAEIESIKEKGLYKEKRFICSPQDAEIEVEYPEGAAHRKVLNFCANNYLGLSSHPDVIAAAHAGLDARGYGMSSVRFICGTQDIHRELQDRMSAFLGTESTLLFPSCMDANAGVFEAVLEAEDVIIADRLIHASLVDGIRLCSAQYDTFKHMNMAHLEKKLELHRDKRTRLIVTDGVFSMDGDLIPLDEVCALADAYDAMVLVDDSHASGFIGKTGRGTHEHFGVMDKVDLITTTFGKGLGGASGGCVSGRAELVELCRQKARPYLFSNSLAPSIVAGSIKVLELVSGSTERRDKLERNTRYFRERITAAGLQVGGQDTPIVPVMLYNAKLANDMARDMYAEGIYVIGFFFPVVPSGAARIRVQLSAAHETEHIDKAVAAFRKIGEKYGILGLDKKGIVEKYGL is encoded by the coding sequence ATGCGCGGCATGTTCGCCGCCGAGATAGAGAGCATCAAGGAGAAGGGCCTCTACAAGGAGAAGCGCTTCATCTGCTCCCCGCAGGACGCGGAGATCGAGGTGGAGTATCCAGAGGGGGCCGCGCACCGGAAGGTGCTGAACTTCTGCGCCAACAACTACCTGGGCCTGTCGAGCCACCCCGACGTGATCGCCGCCGCGCACGCGGGCCTCGACGCCCGCGGCTACGGCATGAGCTCTGTCCGCTTCATCTGCGGCACACAGGACATCCACCGCGAGCTGCAGGACAGGATGTCGGCTTTTTTGGGCACCGAGTCCACGCTGCTCTTCCCGTCCTGCATGGACGCCAACGCCGGCGTCTTCGAGGCGGTCCTCGAGGCCGAGGACGTGATCATCGCCGACCGGCTGATCCACGCCTCCCTGGTCGATGGCATCCGCCTCTGCTCCGCCCAGTACGACACGTTCAAGCACATGAACATGGCGCATCTCGAAAAGAAGCTGGAACTGCACCGGGACAAGCGCACGCGCCTGATCGTCACCGACGGCGTCTTCTCCATGGACGGCGACCTGATCCCGCTGGACGAGGTCTGCGCCCTGGCCGACGCATACGACGCCATGGTGCTGGTGGACGACTCCCACGCCAGCGGTTTCATCGGCAAGACCGGCCGCGGCACCCACGAGCACTTCGGCGTGATGGACAAGGTCGACCTGATCACCACCACCTTCGGCAAGGGCCTCGGCGGCGCGTCCGGCGGCTGCGTGTCGGGCCGCGCGGAGCTGGTCGAGCTCTGCCGCCAGAAGGCGCGCCCGTACCTGTTCAGCAACTCCCTGGCGCCGTCGATCGTGGCCGGCTCGATCAAGGTCCTAGAGCTGGTCTCCGGAAGCACCGAACGCCGCGACAAGCTGGAGCGGAACACCCGGTACTTCCGCGAGCGGATCACCGCCGCCGGCCTGCAGGTGGGCGGGCAGGACACGCCCATCGTCCCGGTCATGCTCTACAACGCCAAGCTCGCCAACGACATGGCCCGCGACATGTACGCCGAGGGCATCTACGTCATCGGCTTCTTCTTCCCGGTGGTGCCGTCGGGCGCCGCGCGCATCCGCGTACAGCTCTCGGCCGCACACGAGACCGAGCACATCGACAAGGCCGTGGCGGCGTTCAGGAAGATCGGCGAGAAGTACGGCATCCTCGGGCTGGACAAGAAGGGGATCGTCGAGAAATACGGTCTCTGA